The proteins below are encoded in one region of Streptomyces cyanogenus:
- a CDS encoding MerR family transcriptional regulator, with protein MTTGTEETPLTIDELAARAGVTVRTVRFYGTRGLLPPPVIGPRRVGHYGAEHLARLQLIEEMQHQGMTLAAIERHLRQLPADLGPHDLAIHRAVVASWAPDTVETVSRAELERHAGRRLAEEDLDRLAAMNVVTRDGESFRVDSGLLRLAVQLLDVPLSQETILAARTVLTGHARAAAHELSDLLREAVAERDTRDVKSLSAHMHPLVVQALLTTFQRSLKEELRQWLDGAAAPKAPSGGTTAPGAESRGTPSA; from the coding sequence ATGACGACCGGTACCGAGGAGACGCCCCTCACCATCGACGAGCTGGCCGCGCGGGCGGGCGTCACGGTGCGGACGGTCCGCTTCTACGGCACCAGGGGGTTGCTGCCGCCGCCGGTGATCGGTCCGCGCCGGGTGGGCCACTACGGCGCCGAGCATCTGGCCCGGCTCCAGCTCATCGAGGAGATGCAGCACCAGGGCATGACCCTCGCGGCGATCGAACGGCACCTGCGGCAGCTGCCCGCCGACCTCGGCCCGCACGATCTGGCGATCCACCGGGCGGTGGTCGCCTCCTGGGCGCCGGACACCGTCGAGACCGTCTCCCGTGCGGAGCTGGAGCGGCACGCGGGACGCCGGCTGGCCGAGGAGGACCTGGACCGGCTGGCCGCGATGAACGTGGTGACGCGGGACGGGGAGTCCTTCCGGGTCGACTCCGGTCTGCTGCGGCTCGCGGTGCAGCTCCTGGACGTACCGCTGTCCCAGGAGACGATCCTGGCGGCCCGGACCGTGCTGACCGGCCACGCGCGCGCGGCGGCACACGAGCTGTCGGACCTGCTGCGGGAGGCCGTGGCCGAACGCGACACGCGGGACGTGAAGTCGCTGTCGGCCCATATGCACCCGCTCGTGGTGCAGGCGCTGCTCACCACCTTCCAGCGGTCGCTGAAGGAGGAGCTGCGCCAGTGGCTGGACGGCGCGGCGGCACCGAAGGCCCCCTCCGGGGGCACGACGGCCCCGGGAGCGGAGTCCCGGGGCACGCCGTCCGCGTGA